CGGCGGGAGCTAGTGCGGCGCACTTGGGGCCGCGAGCGCCAGGTGCGGGGTGTCCAGCTGCGCCGCCTCTTCCTGGTGGGGACGGCCCCTAACCCCCTGGAGGCTCGCAAGGTCAACCGGCTGCTGGCGCTGGAGGCACAGGCGCACGGCGACATCCTGCAGTGGGACTTCCATGACTCCTTCTTCAACCTCACGCTCAAACAGGTGAGCCCGCGGGGAGTCACCTGATGAGggcccccccctcctccctgccccctcaccaCCGCCTCCTCTGAGGGGCCCAGGGGCCTCGAAGTCCCcatccatcccccccaccccccctgcttTCTTCGCTGCCCTCACGGCGATCGGCGATCGGAGTCGCTAAGGGAGGCGGGGAGAAAGGGCAGGGTGACCCGATGTACAAGCCCGGCTGGCTCTCGGAGCCTGATGCCCTAGGTTTGAATTCATGCTCTGCTGCTTATTCGATAATCATTTACCTCTCGGGGCTTCCGTTTCCTCATAGTTATCAAGGAAATGGGATTGCTTGgatctgcccacctccctcccagggcTGTTAGGACAATTACAGGAGATGATATTTACAAAGCTTCTAGAGCAGTGCCAGATGTTCAAATGACAAGCGGGGGTTCGGGGCGCCGGACAGAACATCGTGTTGACTTGTTCTGTCTCCCCGTGAGGCCCAGGTCTGTGCCACGGGTGCTCAATAAAGACCTTTTTGGTGGACCAGAACCCACAAGAAGTAGAGAGAACCCTGCCTTGACCCAGATAAGGAATAGCCTTAGGTGAGCCTCCCAGGCTCGGTGTGCCCAGAATCCTCCCCCCTTTTGACCTGGTCTTCCTCACGTCCCTGCCTCAGAAATGGCCCAGAAACCCAAAGAGTTCCCTCTTTATCAGTTGAGAGCTATGAGGATGCTTCCTGCTTCCCTTTTCACTTGCCCCACTAGGAAGCTCCGAGCTTCTAGCATTCTGATACAAACCATCACCGACATTCTCTAGACTAGAATTAGAATGAGATTAGAATTAGAGGCTCTGAGGACCCACCCAGGAGTCGAAGGGGACCCAGTGTAGGTCCCTGCTTACAGTTGGCACAGACGGGTCTGGGCTCAAGACCTTAAGTTGCTACGTATCTGTTGTGTGACCTTGTCCAAGTCACTTTATCTGCagagcctctatttcctcatctgtagatgGGGTTGAAGATCACCCCTGCTTGCAGGAGAGACTCCAGGCAGGGCGGTGCCTGGCGTTGCAGCAAAAGTTATTacggaggaaactgaagctgaggCGGTTAGAGGGCCAGAGCCTCTCAACCTGCCACGTTCTTCattcaaaacacaaaagcatgtaaaaatgttaatttgacAAATCTGAATCCAGTACCTACGAAGCGATGACCCCACACTGGGTGCTCGGGAGATAACAAAGGAGAGACACAGTCCACCCCTACCCCAGGGGAAGCCTAGAGTCTGGTGGGGAAGGTAGATATTAAATAATAGACAGACGAGTAACTATTTACCAGCAGTGCTTGGCCAGGCAGAGTCAGAAGGAgctacaataaatgtaaatgtgacAATTTTCCAGCACTTGTTGGCGCTTTACCGAGCATCATCTCCACAGGTCCCCAACGCTCCCGGAGACAGGTCCTCTGATGAGGTCTGTCCGGAAGGTTGGAGACTGAAGCTCAGGGTGGGGCCTCAAACCCATGCCCGGGGACGCAGCCTCGTCTGGGCTCCTTGGGCTGGGCGGCCGGCCAGGACCCACAGCTGATTGCCCCAGCCCTCAAGCTCGTGTGCCCTGTCCGCCTCGCCTTCAGGTGCTCTTCCTACAGTGGCAGGAGACTCGGTGCGCCAATGCCAGCTTCGTGCTCAATGGGGACGATGACGTCTTCGCACACACAGACAACATGGTCTCCTACCTGCAGGACCATAATCCCGACCGCCACCTCTTTGTGGGGCAACTGATCCACGGTGTGGGCCCCGTCCGGGTTCCCTGGAGCAAGTACTATGTGCCAACAGTGGTGACACAGGAGGAGCGGTACCCTCCCTACTGTGGGGGGGGTGGCTTCCTGCTGTCCCGCTTCACGGCCACTGCCCTGCGCCGGGCCGCCTCCACACTGGACCTCTTCCCTATCGATGATGTCTTCCTGGGCATGTGCCTGAAGCAGGAAGGTCTGAAGCCCGCCTCACACAGCGGTATCCGCACAGCTGGCATTGGGGCTCCCTCAGCCCGCATATCCTCCTTTGACCCCTGCTTCTACCGGGAGCTGCTCCTGGTCCATCGCTTCTTGCCATACGAGATGCTACTCATGTGGGACGCCCTGAGCCGACCCAACCTCACCTGTGGCCAGCAGATGCAGGTCTACTGAGGGGGTATCAGAGCccgcagcctctaggctctggtctccacccccccccccacactggaAGGGGCTGCATCTTCCTCCCAGGAAGCAGGAAGCTCTGTTCTCCCAAGTGGGCCGGGCACAGCGGAACGCCAGGGCGGGTTTAATGAGCGATTAGTCTAGCTGGCAAACTCCTAGACGTCCTGCAAAACCCACCCGGTCCTCGAACCCATGTTCCGTCATCCTCCCTAGCCTCTCAGCTGAAGGGGGACAATCTCTTCCCAGGGCAGCCAACTGCAGAAGCACTTCTGAGTCAGGGTCCCATTTCCCAGCTCCGACCTTGATCATGGGACGGACCTTCAATGGTGGCCAAGCCCTCCTTGGTAGTAAAGCCACAGTGGTTTAATGGTAGGTGAGTTCCAGCCATGGTTCAAGTTCAGTTGGGAACCCTAGGTCCACATGCAGCTGAAGTGAGAAGTATTTGGCTGGCTGGGAAAGGGGTTTTGTTCCCTCCCTcggcctcccccccccaccccggggtctCTGCCCGCCTCTGACCTCGGATGGTAGAAGGGGCTGGAGAGCCCGTGAGTGGgaccaccccctccctgctctaaTGGTGGAAATGTCGGGCTGAGGAGGCAGACGGCTGTCTGACTCAGGCTATGAGAGCTCAGACTTTCTGGAGTCCCCGAGAGAGCCCAGCTCCCATTTTTGTGCTCCCCCCAAATTCCGGGAATGAGATCAACACACGCACTTACCCCGGTGCCCAGAGAACGGGGCGATTCAAGCCCTTGGATGTCTCTGAGCTCTGGGGACCCAAGACCGGCCCCCACCCCAGTATGTTGGATTGGGGAGATCCAAGCAGAAGAGGgataccccccaccccagccctgctggctCTGGGCAGATGTCGGGGGGCTTGGACTTTGTAGGCTTCGGAGCTGTgcttgggagggaggaagggggtacCTCGGCAGAGTGAGGACTGGGGAGTGGGCCCTCCGGGAATAAAATGTTTTGTGAGGACCtgagttttgggggttttgttgtgttttttttgttttgtttttaattttgatttttttttaatgtttatttatttttgagacagagacagagcatgaatggggggagggtcagagagagagggagacacagagtctgaagcaggctccaggctctgagctgtcagcccagagcccgacgtggggcttgaactcatggaccaagagatcatgacctgagctgaagtcagacacttaactgactgagccacccaggcgccccggttttgttgtttttaaagcgGTTTGCAAGTTTTAACTGAGACCAGTCTGCGATCTGTACAAGTCACGTTTGCAGTAGAAAACACACCAGCAAAAATGACTTGGATGAACAGGAGCTCCTGTCAACAGGTCTGACGTCATCCTGCCCCTGCTCACGTACCCTTGATGGTTCCCTATCACCCTCCGCTCATGTGACCCCACCCAGACTGGGTCTCACCGCCAGCTGGACAGcacgcctggggggggggggggaggcacagggGTGAGACTGCTTCTGGCTGCGGGCCTCCTGCTTCCGGCAAGGCTCTTTCCAAACAccacccagcccctctcctccccagacgcccctcccctccccagacgCCCCTCCCACTAGGATcgtggctccctcccctccccggacGCCCCTCCCACTAGGATCGTGGCTCCGCTGTCCTCTGTCCCACTTCCTGCTCTCCCTTCTTTAAGGATTTGTGCGCCTCCTATATGCTGCACACCTTGCCCTATATTCCTGCTGCCGGTGCTGTGTTGGCAGATACCCACCCTGTAGTGAGAAAACAAACCTGTGAACAAATAGGAAGTTACCGGAAGTGGTAGGAACTTGGAGAAGTCAAGCAGGTGGACACACAGGGATGGGAAAGAGTATTAGCTGAGAGATCAGGAGACTGGAGCTGGGACCTGCGGAAGGAGGACATGGCCCTGGGAGGAACCGGGAGAAgggtgttctaggcagagggcacagcatgtgcaaaggccctgcggtGGGACAATCCGGAAATGTTCAAGTTGCAGCGAAAAGGCCGTGGCTAGAGGTAGGTGAGTAAGGACGATACAGAGTAAGGAGGGACATGAAGTCACAGGGGCTGGCCACATGGGGACTCGCGGgctggggtgaggagagagggtGTTGTTTTGAGAGCGATGGTACCTTTGAGCAATGGAAGGACatgattgttttttaagttttaagaagcCCTATGGCTGCCATAGGGACTGCTGGGAAGGGGGGTGACGGTACCATCCAGGCAAGGGAAGGCAGGCCCGGATGACACAGGGGCTGCAGGGACTTCTAACATGTAAGTCAGACCTcatcctgcccctgctcacacacctgtggctccccattgcccccGGGAGAGAGTCCTGCTCCCCTGCTGCCCCGGATTGAGCAGGATACAGCCCCCCGGAACCTTAGAATATGGCCttttttggaaatagggtctttgcagatataattaaggtaaGGATCCTGGATTAGGAATGGGATGGGCTTCAAATCCAATGAAGGTGTTTTTGtaagagaaatgaacacagacatggaaaagaaggccacgtgaagacagagacagaggggctcccgggggctcagtcagttaaccgtccgactcttgatctcagctcaggtcgtgatctcatgagttcatgagttcaagccccacatcgggctctgggctggcagtgcagagcctgcttgggattctctctccctttctctctgcccctccccttctctctctctctctccctctctcaaataaaaataaacatcgttttttaaaaagacaggggcacctgggtgactccattaagtgtcccacttcggctcaggtcatggtctcaaggttcatgggttccagcctcgcaccgggctctgtactgatggctcagagcccggagcctgcttcggattctgtgtctccttttctctctctgcccctcctccgctcgttctctccctctctctcaaaactaagtaaacattaaaaaatgaaaaagagagagagacagagcttggagTCATGCATCTAGAAGCCAGGGAAGGTCAGGGATTGCCAGTAGCCACCAAAAACCAGGAGAGAGACATGAACCGGGTTCTTCCTCAGAGCCTTTTGAACAGAAACCACCCGGCCACACCTTGACTTCTGTCTCTGGCTCCTAGAACTATGAAGGAAGAAATTTCTACTATTTTAAGACTCCCAGTTTCTGCTAATTTGTTATGGCAGATGTAGGGAAGTAAAGACACATGCGACAACTGGATCGCACGTCCCCGTGGGTCCCCGGCTGCCAAGGTAGGACCCACCCACGCAAGGGCTGACCCAGGCTTGTCCCttttttccttgagaaaaatgcaaaaggctgcttcggattctgcaggagcttcatttatttactattagGGAGACATCAACGAGGGTCAGGGTCGGTGTCACGGATATGGGGCAGGCGGCGCCTGGGGCTCCTCAGAGGTGAGAACATTTGGCCCTCAGAGTCTGGCATCCCCGTGAAACCAAGGACCCTCCAGGCCAGGGTTGTTGAggtgcgatttttttttttttttttttttttttttttttttgcagttggCCCCACAGAGGAAGGTGGCCCAGGGGAGGCGGTGAGTGCTGGGAGGTGATCCGCCCCGTCCTCCCAGATGGGGCTTCATGGTGCTCCAGGAGTCCGCCAGACCCGacccctggggcgggggggggggggggggggggggtggctctgGATCCTCTGAGGCCACACCCAGGCGGGTTCAGTGAGGACACAGAGTCAACAGGTGCTGCCGGGTGCAGCCACTGAGGCAGCAGAAATGTGCAGGGTTGGCGGCGGCTGCCCGGCGGGGGCGGTGACGGCgagaggcctggggcaggggctgtggcACGAGAACCGTTGTGGGGTCCCCGTCGGCCGCCAGCCCGTGGAGATGTCGTCCTTCCAGCCACTGCAGCAGCTCACCTGGGGACGGAGCAGAAATGGACAGGGGACCCTAGAGGACCCCTCCCCAGTACGTGCAGACAGCTGCACGCTCACCTTGTGCTGTGACCCACCAGACACCCAGGATGTGCACAAATAGGGAGCGACTGTTAAGTGCCTGCTGTATACCGAGCACGGACATAATCCCCCATCCAGGTGTGCGCGCTCTCGAGCCGCGCTCACGGGTCCCCGGTTGTGCACGTTTCCACGAGCCACGTACCACACAGACGCGCAGACGCTTCACAAAGCCGGAGACAGCAGAGGTGACATGTGACGTATACGTGTGCACCTGTGACGGCCACACACCCTCGTacccctccccagtctcccccTACGGGTGCCCGCCCGCATCTGGGTCGCAAAGACGCACACATCAGGACACACACGTGTGACGCACATGGGCGCCCAAATCTGTTTTCCACCCTCCGCACCAGGGCCCGCAGGAGGATGAGAAGGGCGAGCGCTGGCCTCAGTGCGCAATTCAAGCGGGAGCCTAAACGCTCAACAATGAAGATTAATCCTCTTTTAATGCGCCCCAAATCGCGAAGATCAAAACGCTGGGATTGTAAATAAGGCAGGCTCTGACCGTGCGCTTGTAAGACTCCGCCTCGCTCGCCTCGCACTGATTCCTGCCCGGCAGGGGACGCATCCTTCGCGAATTTGCACACACCGGCGCCGTGGCCAAGTGGACCCCCGGGACGCGCGTTGCAAACCACccgcctgccccccgccccgacgCCAGCGCCCGCGTGCACCCGCCCCAGCTAGAAACCCCGGAGCGCAATCGTCGCGCGGCTCCACTCACGGTCTCCGCCAGCCGCTCGCCGCCCGTCTCCGGAGGACCAGCGCGGGCCCCCGCACACCCGCACCAGCGCGCGCACCAAGTGGTGGCCGCACAGCTTCTCTGGGGCTTCCGGAGCCGGCGCGGGGCCCAGCGCGAGCGCCAGACCGGTGCCCAGCAGCACCAGTGCCCAGGTGAGTGGGCGGCGGGGGTCCATGGCGGCGGGAGTCCGGCCCCAGCGGGGATCCCTTCTTATAGGCGGCCAGCCAGCCCCAGCTGGGGGACCTTGGTTGGGGGACAGAACGTTCCGCGGCATGGCTCAGGGAGAAGGTCAAGGGTGGGGTGAGTGCAAGTGTAGTGTAAGCCCCAGCAGttgtgtccctcctccactccccccccccaccccagtaatctctgtgccccaagtggggctcgaactcaagacccagagatcaagagtcacgtgctccaccgcCTGAGCCAGGCTTTGGTATAGTACCTGACTTAAACTTTCGATGGCCCATCTTCAAAGGTGGCtatctggggatgcctgggtggctcagtcggttaagtgacttcagctcaggttatgatctcactattggtgggttcgagccctgcgtgaggctctgtgctgacagctcagagcctggagcctgctttggattctgtgtctccctctctctctctgcccctccccagcttgtgcacgtgctcactctctccctctctctctcaaaaataaacttaaaaaaaaaaaaaatgatggctaTCTGGAATAAACCGATTTGCCAGCCACACGACTAGAGAAAGAACCAGgctgccttcccccaccccgtTTCTTCCCCTCCTGGGGCTTTAAATTCCCACTcgtatattttgttttgttttttaatttcttttttaaacgtttatttatttttgagagacagagagcgcaagccagggaggggcagagagagagggagacacagaatccgaagcaggctccgggctctgagccgttagcacagagcccgatgcggggctcgaactcacagactgcaagatcacgacctgggccgaaatcaagagttacttaaccgactgacccacccaggcgccaccccacccccgcccccgcgccccccacTACTCCTATGTTTTAAGTTTACCAAGAAACAATGAGCCCTGGAAACCCTGGGCTCCCATCCTGGACCCAATAAGAGCAGAGGCCCGGCCAGTGAACAAGCAGCTCTGTCTTGGTCCCCCCCTCGCCCCTTTCACTATGTGGCCCTGGGGGCGCTGGGTGATCTCCAGGTCTGGTAAGTgagaaacctttattttttttcagtttcccgATGGGTGTCCGGCAGAAGGGCGTCTTGTAAGCAGAACCACAAAGGCCAGTCCAACCACGACACTAGTCATCGATCAGCTGAGCCCTAACTAGTGCAAAATACCCCCTCATTTCCTATGCGTGAGCCCCACTCTCCTTCGTGATGgtgtctggggaggaggggcgcTTCGGGAGAGCATTAGGTCGCGGAGGCCAGGGGGGTGGGGTCCCATCCCGGGGTTGGTGCTGCCAAAGGAGGGGCCGTGAGAGGATGTGCCCCCACGCCCCCTCCCTGTCCACGCGGGGACACAgccagaaggcagccatctggAAGCCAGAGGGCCCGCCCTCGGCAGACCCCCCTGGCACCCTGATGCACCCTGGTCTCAACCTTCCAGCCTCCGGAGCTGCGGGAAGGAAGCGTCTGTCGGGGAAGCCGCCTGGTATCGTGCCACAGCAGCCTGGACGCGCCGAGCTGGGGCCCGAGACGGCCGGAGGAAGGAGTCTGTACCAGGACACGTACACGGCCACGCACAGGGACTCAGGCCACCATGTGGGGGGAGGCAAGCCCTGTGCTCCGAACATTAAACTCCCGCTCTCTGTCTTAAATCCACCCGGAAAGAGTGAGCCGGGGAAACCCTAGGCCCCCACCCTGGACCCCAATGATAGCAGAGCCCCAAGCCTGAGTTTGCACTGTTCCTACAGGTGacctccctgtgtggcctgaggccGTGTACCATGGGTGTTGCCGAAGGGCATCTCGCAATCGTAGGAAGAACCACAAGAGTGGTCGTAACCTCCACACTGGTTACCGATCAGCTGAGATCTGCATGAGACAGTGAGGGGCCCTCCCCCTGGGCCAGGGCCGTGGGCGTAGCTCCCCCAGGAGGACCAATGGGGGGGCAGTCTTTTTAAACAcgaccatcaccaccaccattttatttattaaaaaaaaaaattatttttaacgtttatttatttttgagacagagagagacagagcatgaacaggggaggatcagagagagagggagacacagaatctgaaacaggctccaggctctgagctgtcagccgagagcccgacgcggggctcgaactcacggaccgtgagatcatgacctgagccgaagtcggacgcttaaccgaccgagccacccaggcgccccttatttatttaaaaaaaaaaaaatgttttttaatgtttatttttgagagagagagacagagcgtgagtggggcaggggcagagagagacggagacacagaatctgaagcaggctccaggctccgagctgtcagcccagagcccaacacggggctcgaacgcatgaactttgagatcatgacctgagccaaag
This DNA window, taken from Panthera tigris isolate Pti1 chromosome A2, P.tigris_Pti1_mat1.1, whole genome shotgun sequence, encodes the following:
- the INSL3 gene encoding insulin-like 3, which encodes MDPRRPLTWALVLLGTGLALALGPAPAPEAPEKLCGHHLVRALVRVCGGPRWSSGDGRRAAGGDRELLQWLEGRHLHGLAADGDPTTVLVPQPLPQASRRHRPRRAAAANPAHFCCLSGCTRQHLLTLCPH
- the B3GNT3 gene encoding N-acetyllactosaminide beta-1,3-N-acetylglucosaminyltransferase 3 isoform X1, with the translated sequence MRCSRPRSTEVALPVALSIVTLFFFSLYMSSPAFQSLKEPQDNPVALTWPSLPSRPAPRPPPAPCGANASVATLPNFEGQPQQVRDFLLYRHCRDFPLLQDVPLGKCAPPVFLLLVIKSSPRNYERRELVRRTWGRERQVRGVQLRRLFLVGTAPNPLEARKVNRLLALEAQAHGDILQWDFHDSFFNLTLKQVLFLQWQETRCANASFVLNGDDDVFAHTDNMVSYLQDHNPDRHLFVGQLIHGVGPVRVPWSKYYVPTVVTQEERYPPYCGGGGFLLSRFTATALRRAASTLDLFPIDDVFLGMCLKQEGLKPASHSGIRTAGIGAPSARISSFDPCFYRELLLVHRFLPYEMLLMWDALSRPNLTCGQQMQVY
- the B3GNT3 gene encoding N-acetyllactosaminide beta-1,3-N-acetylglucosaminyltransferase 3 isoform X2 yields the protein MPTRCQVLGAPFMLAQSCELEVAQMSPFITEEIEAQGIEDARGVMAAGLKPRSGALESVPLGWGTTRPARMRCSRPRSTEVALPVALSIVTLFFFSLYMSSPAFQSLKEPQDNPVALTWPSLPSRPAPRPPPAPCGANASVATLPNFEGQPQQVRDFLLYRHCRDFPLLQDVPLGKCAPPVFLLLVIKSSPRNYERRELVRRTWGRERQVRGVQLRRLFLVGTAPNPLEARKVNRLLALEAQAHGDILQWDFHDSFFNLTLKQVLFLQWQETRCANASFVLNGDDDVFAHTDNMVSYLQDHNPDRHLFVGQLIHGVGPVRVPWSKYYVPTVVTQEERYPPYCGGGGFLLSRFTATALRRAASTLDLFPIDDVFLGMCLKQEGLKPASHSGIRTAGIGAPSARISSFDPCFYRELLLVHRFLPYEMLLMWDALSRPNLTCGQQMQVY